A window of Elusimicrobiota bacterium contains these coding sequences:
- a CDS encoding MFS transporter, which yields MNRPLPLLLRHRGFRALTLAQFFETLNDSAFKTLVTFWALARFGVEQGGRGAALVSGLFILPFLLFSTYAGRLADARPKRSVAIAMKVYEIAIMALGWWALWANSFAGLLVVVFLSGLHSTFFGPAKYGLLPEILEPRDLSNGNGIVQLTSFLAIIAGTPLAARLMKNGDAVAGPAGGIFMAIALAGFLASLMITRTPAAGVQGPADWNPARRFWRDMSEVRKDRPLYLSVLGGGYFWLVGTLIFIGLPVYAKTQLGGDEALIGRLMTVLSLGIALGSGLAGKLSGNTVELGLVPLGALGLGLAALDLAFAAPNLHRVMWDLALLGAAGGFFIVPLNALLQSRSPRDRRGTMVATANIVSFLGIGGASLVYFLLTDPLTLGLTPARAWFVVALGALGATVYVFSLLAPAVIRFVAWVLTHTGYRVTTLGAENIPARGGALLVSNHLSYADPFLMTAAVPRRVRFMMMRPLYNYRPLTWFFKLMGAIPIAGNDGPKKFMASIEQARQALRDGHIVCIFAEGAISRLAQLLGFRKGLEAIAKDLDVPIVPVHLDRVWGSVFSFERGKFIWKMPRQIPYPVTVSFGSALPSSARAERVRQEVLELASRAFDQRLAGLRPLHQYFFRLARRQWTFPAVSDSTGLRLGYGRLMTAATFLAGKLDALLPPEKNVGILLPPGVPGILTNLALLFAGRVPVNLNYSLGRPVVDRICRDAGVSRVITARKMLEALKWGEEPRAVFLEDLPRPSKLRGLFLFAALRALPARWAERWWLPKSDATMDDVAALLFTSGSTGQPKGVTLTHKNVHANIQGLQETYQLTPKDKILGVLPFFHSFGFTGTMWLPILTGAQAAYHRSPLEPLAIKKLIKEEKATVLLATPTFLQMWVKKFAREDLATLRFALTGAEKLPLAFAKDFQETLGVPLLEGYGTTELSPAACVSVLDVHHQTEHQIGHKPGKVGRPLPGVSVRIVDPETGAPVPDGRPGLLLVKGPNVMKGYWGLPEKTAEVLRDGWYVTGDIAAVDEDGFVEITDRLSRFSKIGGEMVPHMLVERRLWELSGEPEAQFLVLSAPDEKKGEKLVVLCFNVAQDIDALVAKLAVADMPKLWIPDRRCFYKIDAWPTLASGKVDMVAARKIAQTLLDASPK from the coding sequence GTGAACCGCCCACTCCCGCTGCTCCTGCGCCACCGGGGTTTCCGGGCCCTGACCCTGGCCCAATTTTTTGAAACGTTGAACGACAGCGCCTTCAAAACCCTCGTCACTTTTTGGGCCCTGGCGCGGTTCGGCGTCGAGCAGGGCGGGCGGGGCGCGGCGCTGGTGAGCGGGCTGTTCATCCTTCCCTTCCTCCTTTTTTCCACCTACGCCGGGCGCCTGGCCGACGCCCGGCCCAAGCGCTCCGTGGCCATCGCCATGAAGGTCTATGAAATCGCCATCATGGCCCTGGGGTGGTGGGCTCTTTGGGCGAACAGTTTCGCCGGACTCCTCGTGGTGGTTTTCCTTTCCGGGCTCCACAGCACGTTTTTCGGACCGGCTAAATACGGTTTGCTTCCCGAAATCCTGGAACCCCGGGACCTCTCCAACGGCAACGGCATCGTCCAGTTGACTTCCTTTTTGGCCATCATCGCCGGAACGCCTCTGGCCGCCCGCCTCATGAAAAACGGCGACGCCGTGGCGGGGCCGGCGGGCGGAATTTTCATGGCCATCGCCCTGGCGGGGTTCCTGGCCAGTTTGATGATCACGCGCACCCCGGCGGCCGGCGTGCAGGGACCCGCGGATTGGAACCCGGCCCGGCGGTTTTGGCGCGACATGTCGGAGGTTCGGAAAGACCGCCCGCTTTACCTTTCCGTCCTCGGGGGCGGCTATTTTTGGTTGGTGGGCACGTTGATCTTCATCGGTCTGCCCGTGTACGCCAAAACTCAGTTGGGCGGCGACGAGGCGTTGATCGGGCGCCTCATGACGGTCCTGTCCTTGGGCATCGCCCTGGGTTCGGGCCTGGCGGGAAAATTGTCGGGGAACACCGTCGAACTGGGGCTCGTGCCCCTGGGCGCCTTGGGGCTGGGCCTGGCGGCGTTGGACCTGGCCTTCGCCGCGCCGAACCTTCACCGGGTGATGTGGGATTTGGCCCTCCTGGGCGCGGCGGGGGGATTTTTTATCGTGCCCTTGAACGCCCTATTGCAATCCCGAAGCCCCCGGGACCGTCGGGGAACCATGGTGGCCACGGCCAACATCGTGAGCTTTCTGGGAATCGGGGGCGCCTCCCTGGTTTACTTCCTTTTAACGGACCCCCTCACCTTGGGGTTGACCCCGGCGCGCGCCTGGTTCGTGGTCGCGCTGGGGGCTTTGGGCGCCACCGTCTACGTTTTTTCCCTCCTGGCCCCCGCCGTGATTCGTTTTGTGGCGTGGGTACTGACCCACACGGGATACCGCGTGACGACCTTGGGCGCCGAAAACATTCCGGCCCGGGGCGGGGCGCTGCTGGTGTCCAATCATTTGTCCTACGCCGACCCGTTCCTGATGACGGCGGCGGTTCCGCGTCGGGTGCGTTTTATGATGATGCGCCCGCTCTACAACTACCGGCCCCTCACCTGGTTCTTTAAATTGATGGGCGCCATCCCCATCGCGGGGAACGACGGCCCCAAAAAATTCATGGCGAGCATCGAACAGGCCCGGCAGGCCCTGCGCGACGGCCACATCGTCTGCATTTTCGCCGAAGGGGCCATTTCCCGTTTGGCCCAATTGCTCGGATTTCGCAAGGGGCTGGAGGCCATCGCCAAGGACCTGGACGTGCCCATCGTCCCCGTGCATTTGGACCGGGTGTGGGGGAGCGTGTTCAGTTTCGAACGGGGAAAATTTATTTGGAAGATGCCCCGCCAGATTCCCTACCCCGTGACCGTGTCTTTCGGTTCGGCGCTCCCCTCTTCCGCGCGGGCGGAGCGCGTTCGACAGGAAGTGCTGGAACTGGCCAGCCGCGCCTTCGACCAGCGCCTGGCCGGCCTTCGCCCTCTGCACCAGTATTTTTTCCGTTTGGCCCGCCGCCAATGGACCTTCCCCGCCGTGTCGGATTCGACGGGACTCCGCCTGGGCTACGGGCGCCTGATGACCGCGGCCACGTTCTTGGCGGGAAAATTGGACGCTTTGCTGCCGCCCGAAAAAAACGTCGGAATTCTTTTGCCTCCGGGCGTCCCCGGAATCCTGACCAACCTGGCGTTGCTTTTCGCCGGTCGCGTGCCCGTCAACCTCAATTATTCCCTGGGCCGGCCCGTGGTCGACCGAATTTGCCGGGACGCCGGCGTCTCCCGCGTCATCACCGCCCGGAAAATGCTCGAGGCGCTCAAATGGGGGGAGGAACCCCGCGCCGTTTTTCTGGAGGACCTCCCCCGCCCCTCGAAACTCCGGGGCCTGTTTTTGTTTGCGGCCCTTCGGGCGTTGCCCGCCCGCTGGGCGGAGCGGTGGTGGCTTCCCAAGTCCGACGCGACCATGGACGACGTGGCGGCCCTGCTTTTCACGAGCGGAAGCACCGGCCAGCCCAAGGGCGTGACGTTGACGCACAAAAACGTCCACGCCAACATCCAGGGCCTTCAAGAAACCTATCAACTGACGCCCAAGGACAAAATCCTCGGCGTCCTCCCGTTTTTCCATTCCTTCGGTTTCACCGGGACGATGTGGCTTCCCATCTTGACCGGCGCCCAGGCCGCCTACCACCGCAGTCCCTTGGAGCCCTTGGCCATCAAAAAACTCATTAAAGAGGAAAAGGCCACCGTCCTCCTCGCGACGCCGACTTTTCTTCAAATGTGGGTTAAAAAGTTCGCCCGGGAGGACCTGGCCACCCTCCGCTTCGCGCTGACGGGTGCGGAAAAACTCCCCCTCGCCTTCGCCAAGGATTTTCAGGAGACCCTGGGGGTGCCCCTGCTGGAGGGCTACGGCACCACGGAGTTGTCTCCCGCCGCCTGCGTCAGCGTGTTGGACGTTCATCACCAAACCGAACACCAGATCGGCCACAAGCCCGGCAAGGTGGGGCGGCCGCTCCCAGGCGTGTCGGTCCGCATCGTGGACCCCGAGACGGGCGCCCCCGTCCCCGACGGACGACCCGGGTTGCTCCTGGTCAAGGGCCCGAACGTGATGAAGGGGTATTGGGGGCTTCCAGAAAAAACCGCCGAGGTCCTTCGGGACGGTTGGTATGTGACCGGCGACATCGCCGCCGTGGACGAAGACGGTTTTGTCGAAATCACCGATCGGTTGTCCCGTTTTTCCAAGATCGGCGGCGAAATGGTCCCCCACATGCTGGTGGAGCGCCGACTCTGGGAATTGTCCGGGGAGCCCGAAGCTCAATTCCTCGTGCTGTCGGCGCCGGACGAGAAAAAAGGGGAAAAACTCGTGGTGCTCTGTTTCAACGTCGCCCAGGACATCGACGCTCTGGTGGCCAAGCTGGCCGTGGCCGACATGCCCAAGTTGTGGATTCCCGACCGCCGTTGTTTCTACAAAATCGACGCCTGGCCCACGCTCGCCTCCGGCAAGGTCGACATGGTGGCGGCCCGAAAAATCGCCCAAACCCTCCTGGACGCCTCGCCCAAGTAA
- a CDS encoding PorV/PorQ family protein, whose translation MRATRKTIQKAALVLAVGFASMPGRAASVSADFLRLGNGARAAALGNASTALVNDATAIAWNPAALTRLKTKTATLMHASYLDSAYTYQFAAYGQSVGESLGIGVGVQYLSVGALPQTDLTGTEIGSFSPNDLAVSVGGALDFGGNSVGLTAKWIRSEIVNSAQTVAGDVGVLSAPLWDNRLRLGLVAANLGGGLKYDREKSDLPLVFRAGAALRVKTAWTLTVDAEKPKTGDSVFGGGSEYRWNVGPHWTLTGRLGYSNRAQDIQGVTGVSGGLGVLYKKIQIDYALVPYGDVGLTHLVSLTTYF comes from the coding sequence ATGCGCGCGACCCGAAAAACCATTCAGAAAGCCGCTCTCGTGCTGGCCGTGGGCTTTGCGTCGATGCCGGGCCGGGCGGCGTCGGTCTCGGCGGATTTCCTCCGTTTGGGAAACGGCGCCCGGGCGGCCGCCCTGGGGAACGCCTCCACGGCCCTCGTGAACGACGCCACCGCCATCGCCTGGAACCCGGCCGCCTTGACCCGCTTGAAAACGAAAACCGCCACCCTCATGCACGCCAGCTATTTGGATTCGGCCTACACCTATCAGTTCGCCGCCTACGGGCAATCGGTGGGCGAATCCCTGGGGATCGGCGTCGGCGTTCAATATCTATCCGTCGGGGCCCTGCCCCAAACCGATTTGACCGGAACCGAAATCGGGTCCTTTTCGCCGAACGACCTGGCGGTCTCGGTGGGGGGGGCGTTGGATTTCGGCGGAAATTCCGTCGGCCTGACGGCCAAGTGGATTCGAAGCGAAATCGTCAATTCCGCCCAAACCGTGGCGGGCGACGTCGGCGTTTTATCGGCGCCGCTCTGGGACAACCGCCTTCGCCTTGGCCTGGTGGCCGCGAACTTGGGCGGGGGATTGAAATACGATCGGGAAAAAAGCGATTTGCCCCTGGTGTTTCGAGCGGGCGCGGCTCTCCGGGTCAAAACGGCCTGGACCCTGACCGTCGACGCCGAAAAACCCAAAACCGGAGACAGCGTCTTCGGCGGCGGCTCCGAATACCGCTGGAACGTCGGTCCCCATTGGACGTTGACCGGCCGCCTGGGCTACAGCAACCGGGCCCAGGACATCCAGGGAGTCACCGGCGTGAGCGGCGGCCTCGGCGTCCTCTACAAAAAAATTCAAATCGACTACGCCCTCGTGCCCTACGGGGACGTGGGCCTCACCCACCTCGTTTCCCTCACCACGTATTTCTAA
- a CDS encoding phosphoribosylamine--glycine ligase has protein sequence MGSEKDNNSKLTNGDGSPRRILVVSRVGCVGDLCRQLQIEGHHVRYFIESKGDKDVSDGFVEKTDDWKALRAWADLVIFDDSDFGRDAEALRRDGKPVVGGTVYTDRLEDDRDFGQQEMKAAGMTILPNWTFTSFEEAVAFVKKNPDRYVVKPSGSAQNEKVLSYVGQEEDGQDVVAILERYKKGWARQIRSFQVQKFAAGVEVAIGAYFNGKEFLPPACVNFEHKKMFNEDIGPATGEMGTSMFWMTESVLYRETIAKMASRLAAVGFVGYFDINCIATPRAIYPLECTPRFGYPTLSIQMEGVTSRWGDLFYGLATGQTPTLKTKKGYQVGVVIAVPPFPFEDATAFRKYSEGAVVIFKKPATEGIYPGDIKLVDGDWVLAGQSGYALVATGSGSTMDEASREAYGRVKNVIIPNMFYRTDIGERWRRDGDLLRTWGYLR, from the coding sequence ATGGGATCCGAAAAAGACAACAATTCGAAATTAACCAACGGCGACGGGTCTCCCCGACGGATTCTGGTCGTTTCCCGGGTGGGCTGCGTGGGCGACCTTTGCCGCCAGCTTCAAATCGAAGGGCACCACGTCCGCTACTTCATCGAAAGCAAGGGCGACAAGGACGTCTCCGACGGGTTCGTCGAAAAGACCGACGATTGGAAGGCCCTTCGCGCCTGGGCCGACCTGGTGATTTTTGACGACTCGGATTTCGGCCGGGACGCGGAAGCCCTGCGCCGGGACGGCAAACCGGTGGTCGGCGGCACGGTCTACACCGACCGACTGGAGGACGACCGGGATTTCGGCCAGCAGGAAATGAAAGCCGCCGGCATGACCATCCTCCCCAACTGGACCTTCACCTCCTTTGAAGAGGCCGTGGCCTTCGTCAAAAAAAACCCCGACCGCTATGTCGTCAAACCCTCCGGCAGCGCCCAGAACGAAAAAGTCCTTTCCTACGTGGGCCAGGAGGAGGACGGCCAGGACGTCGTCGCGATATTGGAGCGCTACAAAAAGGGATGGGCGCGCCAAATCCGTTCGTTCCAGGTGCAAAAATTCGCCGCGGGGGTCGAGGTGGCCATCGGGGCGTATTTCAACGGGAAGGAATTCCTGCCCCCCGCCTGCGTCAATTTCGAGCACAAGAAAATGTTCAACGAGGACATCGGCCCGGCCACCGGCGAAATGGGCACTTCGATGTTCTGGATGACCGAGAGCGTTTTGTACCGCGAGACCATCGCCAAAATGGCCTCCCGTTTGGCCGCGGTGGGGTTCGTCGGCTATTTCGACATCAACTGCATTGCCACGCCCCGCGCGATCTACCCCCTGGAATGCACCCCGCGTTTCGGCTATCCGACGCTCAGCATTCAAATGGAGGGGGTGACCAGCCGCTGGGGGGACTTGTTTTACGGCCTCGCGACGGGTCAAACGCCGACCCTCAAGACGAAAAAAGGGTATCAGGTCGGGGTCGTGATCGCGGTGCCGCCCTTCCCTTTTGAAGACGCCACGGCCTTTCGGAAATACTCCGAGGGCGCGGTGGTCATTTTCAAGAAGCCGGCCACCGAGGGCATTTACCCGGGGGACATCAAGCTGGTGGACGGGGACTGGGTGTTGGCCGGCCAGTCGGGGTACGCCCTGGTGGCGACGGGCTCCGGGTCCACCATGGACGAGGCGTCCCGGGAGGCTTACGGGCGGGTCAAAAACGTCATCATTCCGAACATGTTTTACCGTACCGACATCGGGGAGCGCTGGCGCCGGGACGGCGACTTACTTCGGACCTGGGGCTATCTCCGGTAA
- a CDS encoding nucleoside-diphosphate kinase, whose product MSDASVEYTLVVVKPDGLKKSLTGNILTKLAEARFMIIGAKVLRVSRELAEQHYQHLKGKPFFNDLIDYIQGKPYGPDFERVMALVYKGPNAIKKIREIAGATNPEEADSVSIRGAFGRITTKGVFENVIHASSDAKDSEREIKLWFRPDEIVGEIYPTKKVHSQAQEIVAWA is encoded by the coding sequence ATGTCCGATGCGTCCGTCGAATACACTTTGGTCGTCGTCAAGCCCGACGGCCTTAAAAAATCCTTGACCGGCAACATTTTGACGAAATTGGCCGAGGCCCGATTCATGATCATCGGGGCCAAAGTTCTCCGGGTGTCCCGGGAACTGGCCGAGCAGCATTACCAGCATCTGAAGGGCAAGCCGTTCTTCAACGATTTGATCGATTACATCCAGGGCAAGCCCTACGGCCCGGATTTCGAACGTGTCATGGCGCTCGTTTACAAAGGCCCCAACGCCATCAAAAAAATCCGGGAAATCGCCGGCGCCACCAACCCCGAGGAAGCCGACTCCGTTTCCATCCGCGGGGCCTTCGGCCGGATCACCACCAAGGGCGTTTTTGAAAACGTCATCCACGCCTCCTCCGACGCCAAAGACTCCGAGCGGGAAATCAAATTGTGGTTCCGGCCGGACGAAATCGTCGGCGAGATTTACCCCACCAAAAAAGTCCATTCCCAGGCTCAGGAAATCGTTGCCTGGGCTTAA
- the rsmD gene encoding 16S rRNA (guanine(966)-N(2))-methyltransferase RsmD has product MSIRVQSGQARGRRIKALPTGPDVRPILARIRKSLFDILRPRLAGSRFLDLFAGTGTVGIEALSNGAARAVFVDANRHSCRMVETNLAALGLSGRAKVIHSDATRLSILASEGPFDLVFLGPPYKDDRLRPLALTVPALRALDEVKAATPDAWVIGQHHKKEPLTGLPAGWEIFRENRYGDSVLTFFRRIPA; this is encoded by the coding sequence ATGTCCATTCGCGTCCAATCGGGCCAGGCCCGGGGGCGCCGAATCAAGGCCCTTCCCACGGGCCCCGATGTCCGGCCCATCCTCGCCCGCATTCGAAAATCCCTCTTTGACATTCTTCGTCCGCGCCTGGCGGGGTCCCGCTTTTTGGACCTGTTCGCCGGAACGGGCACGGTGGGCATCGAAGCCCTTTCCAACGGCGCGGCCCGGGCCGTGTTCGTGGACGCCAACCGGCATTCCTGCCGAATGGTCGAAACCAATTTGGCCGCCCTGGGTTTGTCGGGCCGGGCGAAGGTGATTCACTCCGACGCGACCCGGCTGTCGATTCTCGCCTCGGAGGGGCCCTTCGATCTGGTGTTTTTGGGACCCCCCTACAAGGACGACCGGTTGCGCCCCCTGGCCCTCACCGTCCCGGCCCTGCGGGCCCTGGACGAGGTCAAGGCCGCGACCCCCGACGCCTGGGTCATCGGCCAGCACCACAAAAAGGAACCCCTGACGGGCCTTCCGGCGGGATGGGAAATATTTCGCGAAAACCGCTACGGCGACAGCGTTCTGACTTTCTTTCGGAGGATCCCCGCGTGA
- the argB gene encoding acetylglutamate kinase: MTTTPSVIKFGGSLLSDAAARGAFLKDVAKFSKKESVVLVHGGGPEINAALDKMGIKSTWVNGRRVTDDAAMAVVEGVLSGQVNKNLVGELNALGVAAVGLSGRDAGLLTATPVPQLGRVGEPAKARPALLTALLKAKFLPVLSSVAQGPDGGALNVNADEAAAALAVALKARRLVYLTDVAGVLDGQKKTLPEIRAKDVERLIADGVVTGGMIPKIRSCARALKKGVKEINIIDGRTGLSAWAGTRLLP; encoded by the coding sequence GTGACCACGACCCCGTCCGTCATCAAATTCGGCGGCAGCCTGCTTTCGGACGCGGCCGCCCGAGGCGCGTTTTTAAAGGACGTCGCCAAATTCTCCAAAAAAGAATCCGTCGTCCTCGTGCATGGCGGGGGGCCGGAAATCAACGCGGCCCTGGACAAAATGGGCATCAAATCCACCTGGGTCAACGGGCGGCGCGTGACCGACGACGCGGCCATGGCCGTGGTGGAAGGCGTGCTGTCGGGGCAGGTCAATAAAAATCTAGTCGGGGAATTAAACGCCTTGGGGGTCGCTGCCGTCGGTTTGTCCGGGCGGGACGCGGGTCTTTTGACCGCGACCCCGGTGCCGCAGCTGGGACGCGTGGGCGAGCCCGCCAAGGCCCGGCCCGCTTTGCTCACGGCGCTCCTCAAAGCCAAATTTTTGCCGGTGCTGTCCTCCGTGGCCCAAGGGCCCGACGGGGGCGCTTTGAACGTCAACGCCGACGAAGCCGCGGCCGCCCTGGCCGTCGCCCTCAAGGCCCGGCGCCTCGTCTATTTGACCGACGTGGCGGGCGTTCTGGACGGTCAAAAAAAGACCCTCCCCGAAATTCGCGCCAAGGACGTCGAGCGGCTCATCGCCGACGGCGTGGTGACCGGCGGCATGATCCCCAAAATCCGCTCCTGTGCCCGGGCGCTCAAAAAGGGCGTCAAGGAAATCAACATCATCGACGGCCGGACGGGCCTTTCCGCCTGGGCCGGCACGCGGCTCCTCCCATGA
- a CDS encoding aspartate aminotransferase family protein — protein MTGFVESPYLFNTYRRQPVTFVKGRGAWLTDDRGKKYLDFFSGLAVCNLGHAHPAVARAVADQVKKLVHTSNIYSTQPQQALGKALVERTFPSKVFFSNSGAEANELLIKLARRFGTVNPGPEGPRFEIIVFESAFHGRTLGALSATPQKKYQEGFGPLLPGFVVARYGDLEDVRRKATPKTCAVLVEPIQGEGGVRRVPPAFYSALAALCREKKWLLLFDEVQTGLGRTGTLFAFQNPAVVPADARPDALSMAKGLANGLPIGGVIARPEVADLLHPGDHATTFGGGAVPCRAALAVMKELSPARLAHARKLGALFQKEISSWKKDLSAIQDVRGAGLMIGIELDRPVADLVVACREAGLLINGTADKVLRLLPPLILTDADARRGLKILRTVLAHAVSQKPL, from the coding sequence ATGACCGGTTTCGTTGAATCGCCCTATCTCTTCAACACCTATCGGCGCCAGCCGGTCACCTTCGTTAAAGGCCGGGGCGCCTGGCTGACCGACGACCGGGGCAAAAAATATCTGGATTTCTTTTCCGGTCTTGCGGTGTGCAACCTGGGCCACGCCCACCCGGCGGTGGCCCGGGCCGTGGCGGACCAGGTCAAAAAACTGGTGCACACCTCGAACATTTATTCGACGCAACCCCAGCAAGCCCTGGGCAAAGCCCTGGTCGAACGGACGTTCCCGTCCAAGGTGTTCTTCTCGAACTCGGGCGCCGAGGCCAACGAACTTTTGATCAAGCTCGCCCGCCGGTTCGGCACCGTGAACCCGGGCCCCGAAGGGCCCCGGTTCGAAATTATTGTTTTCGAAAGCGCCTTCCATGGCCGGACGTTGGGCGCCCTGTCGGCCACGCCTCAGAAGAAATATCAGGAAGGTTTTGGGCCTCTGTTGCCCGGTTTCGTCGTCGCCCGGTACGGGGACCTGGAGGATGTTCGACGAAAAGCCACCCCCAAAACCTGCGCGGTGCTGGTGGAACCCATTCAAGGCGAAGGCGGCGTGCGCAGGGTTCCGCCCGCCTTTTATTCGGCCCTGGCGGCCCTTTGCCGGGAGAAGAAGTGGCTTCTGCTTTTTGACGAGGTTCAAACCGGCCTGGGCCGGACGGGGACCCTTTTCGCCTTCCAAAACCCGGCGGTGGTTCCGGCCGACGCCCGTCCCGACGCCCTCTCCATGGCCAAGGGCCTGGCCAACGGCCTCCCCATCGGGGGGGTCATCGCCCGGCCCGAGGTCGCCGATCTCCTTCACCCGGGAGACCACGCCACCACCTTCGGCGGGGGCGCGGTGCCCTGCCGGGCCGCGTTGGCCGTCATGAAGGAATTGTCGCCCGCCCGGTTGGCCCACGCCCGGAAGCTCGGGGCGCTCTTTCAAAAGGAAATTTCCAGTTGGAAAAAAGACCTTTCCGCCATTCAGGATGTGCGCGGGGCGGGTCTCATGATCGGCATTGAGCTGGATCGTCCCGTGGCCGATCTTGTCGTTGCCTGCCGGGAAGCCGGCCTGTTGATCAACGGCACCGCCGACAAAGTCCTTCGCCTCTTGCCGCCGCTGATTTTGACCGACGCCGACGCCCGCCGGGGCCTCAAAATCCTCCGGACCGTCCTGGCTCACGCCGTTTCCCAAAAGCCCCTTTAA
- a CDS encoding type II secretion system protein, which produces MRRNRWSVPGFTLIELMLVVAIIGLLAAIALPRFANLVVKSKEAAIKGQLGTMRSAISLYYVDNEGFLPASSSPGDFYLERYLDTVPRPILPNHQFPMTNMLFVQNSSGCNLISTDPGWGNGSWMLCRPRATIILQCLHTDTKGNWISEW; this is translated from the coding sequence ATGCGTCGAAATCGTTGGAGTGTCCCGGGGTTTACGCTCATCGAACTCATGCTGGTGGTCGCCATCATCGGCCTCCTGGCGGCCATCGCACTCCCCCGATTTGCAAATTTGGTGGTCAAATCCAAGGAAGCCGCCATCAAGGGACAATTGGGAACCATGCGCAGCGCGATTTCCCTTTATTACGTCGACAACGAAGGTTTCCTGCCGGCCTCCTCCAGCCCCGGGGATTTTTATCTCGAACGTTATTTGGACACCGTACCCCGTCCCATCCTTCCAAACCATCAATTTCCCATGACCAATATGCTTTTTGTGCAAAACAGTTCCGGCTGTAACCTGATTTCCACCGACCCCGGCTGGGGGAACGGAAGTTGGATGTTGTGCCGTCCGCGGGCCACAATTATCTTGCAGTGCCTCCATACCGACACCAAGGGGAATTGGATCAGCGAATGGTGA
- a CDS encoding argininosuccinate synthase → MRKYKKVVVAYSGGLDTSVMLKWVREHYHCDVIACCVDVGQAENYPKLKARALATGASKAYVVDARKEFVENFIWPTLKAQALYEGRYLLGTSIARPIIAEKVAEIARREKADAVSHGATGKGNDQVRFELTFKAVAPELGIIAPWREWDMKGREDEIAYAERHKIPVTVTKKKPYSSDANLWHISYEGGVLEDPNHPYKNDMFELTVAPEDAPNRPETVSIAFEKGIPVAVNGKRLGAVALVQTLNKIAGRNGIGRVDIVENRLVGMKSRGVYEAPGATLLYFAHRELESLVLDRETAHAKELIGPRYAELVYYGQWHVPFRRALDAFVNETQKVVTGVVRLKLYKGNIVVQGRTSPHSLYWQKLASFEAEDIYNQSDAEGFINLFGLPIKVAALLKRGAGRK, encoded by the coding sequence ATGCGTAAATACAAGAAAGTCGTTGTGGCCTATTCCGGAGGGTTGGACACCTCCGTCATGCTCAAATGGGTGCGGGAGCACTACCATTGCGACGTCATCGCCTGTTGCGTGGACGTGGGCCAGGCCGAAAATTACCCGAAACTCAAAGCCCGGGCCCTGGCCACCGGAGCTTCCAAGGCCTACGTGGTGGACGCGCGAAAGGAATTCGTCGAGAATTTCATTTGGCCGACGCTCAAAGCCCAGGCCCTTTACGAAGGGCGCTACCTGCTCGGCACCTCCATCGCGCGCCCCATCATCGCCGAAAAAGTGGCGGAGATCGCCCGGCGGGAAAAGGCCGACGCCGTGAGCCACGGCGCCACGGGCAAAGGCAACGATCAAGTCCGCTTTGAGCTGACCTTCAAGGCCGTCGCGCCGGAGCTGGGCATCATCGCCCCCTGGCGGGAATGGGACATGAAGGGCCGGGAAGACGAAATCGCCTACGCGGAGCGGCACAAGATCCCCGTGACCGTCACCAAAAAGAAGCCCTACTCCTCGGACGCCAACCTGTGGCACATCTCCTACGAAGGCGGCGTCCTGGAAGACCCGAACCACCCCTACAAGAACGACATGTTCGAGCTGACGGTGGCCCCCGAGGACGCGCCCAACCGTCCCGAAACGGTCTCCATTGCCTTTGAAAAAGGGATTCCCGTGGCGGTCAACGGCAAACGATTGGGCGCCGTGGCCCTGGTGCAAACCTTGAACAAAATCGCCGGTCGAAACGGCATCGGCCGGGTCGACATCGTGGAGAACCGGCTGGTGGGCATGAAGTCCCGGGGCGTCTACGAAGCGCCGGGGGCGACGCTCCTTTACTTTGCCCACCGGGAATTGGAATCCCTGGTGCTGGACCGGGAGACCGCCCACGCCAAGGAATTGATCGGGCCCCGCTACGCCGAACTCGTCTACTACGGCCAGTGGCACGTGCCCTTCCGCCGGGCCCTGGACGCCTTTGTGAACGAAACCCAAAAAGTCGTCACCGGCGTGGTTCGCCTGAAGCTCTACAAGGGAAACATCGTCGTCCAGGGGCGCACCTCGCCCCATTCGCTGTATTGGCAAAAATTGGCCAGCTTCGAAGCCGAGGACATCTACAACCAAAGCGACGCCGAGGGCTTCATCAATCTGTTCGGCCTCCCCATCAAGGTGGCGGCGTTGCTGAAGCGCGGCGCCGGACGGAAATAA